One window of Mobula hypostoma unplaced genomic scaffold, sMobHyp1.1 scaffold_121, whole genome shotgun sequence genomic DNA carries:
- the LOC134342098 gene encoding NACHT, LRR and PYD domains-containing protein 3-like: MREKVKVFQLVDRYAELTIISTIRDRRLVEHELLARGRDHEEWREKHIRRELEKIGIAQLFQNSYSHSFWDNMKRFFTRSNSGCSAAVAGVPGIGKTTMVQKIVYDWATGKIYQKFQFVFSFKFRDLNSINCRINLRELILDQYPYFGNCLREVWKNPEGLLFIFDGLDEFKHRIDFADSQRDTEPKHQCPDPEWWCEVSDIVYSLIQGKLLPGCSVLVTTRPTALHLLEKAMISLWAEILGFVGEERKEYFIRYFEDQRVAAAVFKHVEENEILYTMSYNPSYCWILALALGPFFTQRVRDPQRVPKTITQLYSYYIYNILKNHGREIENPRDMLLRVGQMAFRGVSEKKIVFADADLINYNLQPSQFLSGFLMELLEREDSARSVVYTFPHLTIQEFVAAIAQFLNPHPGDILKFLTEAHNTTDGRFEVFLRFVAGLSNPMTARGLEEFLGPFPHQTTCRVIDWVKEEVKRQSGNTESEAGKRSFLNTLHYLFESQNRGLAQATLGSLSFSGMTLTPIDCTVLSHVIGLCDTIKHLNLESCHIQCEGIQRLGPGLHKCQELSLGENKLGDSEVQLVSAALRNPECKIQKLWLDNVGLTDSSVEDLISALSTNPSLTELDLSGNKLGDSGVKLVSVALRNPECKIQKLELRDVGLTDSGAEDLVSALSTNTSLTELDLGDNKLGDSGVKLVSAALRNRQCKIQILWLNNVGLTDSGVEDLVSAVSTNPSLTELNLGSNSLTDRSVPALRHLILTLPSLKRIRLEMNRFSWTGKKELRSLQEPRPGLTVTV, from the exons atgagggagaaggtgaaggttTTCCAGCTGGTTGATCGATACGCTGAGCTCACGATCATTTCTACTATTCGAGATCGGAGACTGGTGGAACATGAGCTGCTGGCAAGAGGCAGAGACcacgaggagtggagagagaaacatatCCGCAGAGAGCTGGAGAAAATCGGGATTGCTCAGCTGTTTCAGAATAGTTACTCGCATAGTTTTTGGGACAACATGAAAAGATTCTTCACACGATCAAATTCGGGATGTTCGGCAGCAGTGGCCGGAGTCCCGGGGATCGGGAAAACAACAATGGTTCAAAAGATTGTTTATGACTGGGCCACagggaaaatataccaaaaattcCAGTTTGTCTTCAGTTTCAAATTCCGAGATTTAAACTCCATTAACTGCAGAATAAACCTGAGGGAACTGATTCTGGATCAGTATCCTTACTTCGGGAATTGCCTGAGAGAGGTCTGGAAGAACCCAGAGGGATTGTTGTTTATATTCGATGGTTTGGATGAATTCAAGCACAGAATTGATTTTGCTGACAGTCAGAGAGATACAGAACCCAAGCACCAGTGCCCAGATCCCGAGTGGTGGTGTGAAGTGTctgacattgtgtacagtttaatccagggcaagctgctcccagggtgttcagtgctggtgaCCACCCGTCCCACTGCGTTACATTTATTGGAAAAGGCAATGATCAGTCTCTGGGCTGAAATCTTGGGATTTGTTGGTGAGGAACGGAAAGAATATTTCATCAGGTATTTTGAAGATCAGAGGGTGGCAGCAGCTGTTTTCAAACACGTGGAGGAGAACGAGATCTTGTACACCATGAGCTACAACCCCTCCTACTGCTGGATCCTCGCTCTGGCACTGGGccccttcttcacacaaagagtcagGGACCCGCAGCGAGTTCCCAAGACCATCACCCAACTGTACTCCTACTATatttacaacatcctgaaaaaCCACGGCCGTGAGATTGAGAACCCCCGTGATATGTTACTGAGAGTTGGACAGATGGCCTTCAGAGGAGTGTCCGAGAAGAAGATTGTGTTTGCAGATGCAGATTTGATCAACTACAATCTGCAGCCTTCCCAGTTCCTGTCCGGGTTCctgatggagcttttggagagaGAGGATTCTGCCCGGAGCGTGGTGTACACATTCCCACACCTCACCATCCAAGAGTTTGTAGCTGCTATCGCACAATTCCTGAATCCACATCCCGGGGATATCCTGAAATTCCTCACTGAAGCCCACAACACGACAGATGGGCGATTTGAGGTGTTTCTCCGTTTTGTTGCTGGTCTCTCCAACCCAATGACAGCTCGTGGCCTGGAGGAGTTTCTGGGCCCATTTCCTCATCAAACAACCTGCCGGGTGATTGactgggtgaaggaggaggttaaACGCCAGAGTGGAAACACAGAGAGTGAAGCTGGTAAAAGGAGCTTTCTGAACACATTGCACTACCTGTTTGAGTCTCAGAATCGTGGGCTGGCTCAGGCCACACTGGGATCTCTTTCATTCAGTGGAATGACACTGACGCCGATTGACTGCACGGTCCTGTCTCATGTCATCGGACTCTGTGATACAATAAAACACCTGAACCTAGAGAGCTGCCACATTCAGTGTGAAGGAATCCAGCGGCTGGGACCCGGGCTGCACAAGTGCCAGGAGTTGAG CCTTGGAGAGaataaactgggagattcagAAGTGCAACTGGTGTCTGCAGCTCTGAggaacccggagtgtaaaatacagaaactgtg gctggacaatgtcggtctcacagattctAGTGTCGAGGATCTCATCTCCGCTCTCAGTACAAACCCATCACTGACGGAGCTGGACCTGAGTGGTaataaactgggagattcaggagtgaaactggtgtctgtggctctgaggaacccggagtgtaaaatacagaaactcga gctgagggatgtcggtctcacagattctggtgccgaggatcttgtctccgctctcagtacaaacacatcactgacggagctggacctgggtgataataaactgggagattcaggagtgaaactagtgtctgcggctctgaggaaCCGGCAGTGTAAAATACAGATATTGTG GCTGAACAatgtcggtctcacagattctggtgtCGAGGATCTCGTCTCCGCTGTCAGTACAAACCCATCACTGACGGAGCTGAACCTGGGATCAAACTCGCTGACAGACCGATCTGTCCCCGCTCTCCGCCACCTCATACTGACCCTCCCAAGTCTGAAACGGATCCG GCTGGAAATGAATCGGTTCAGTTGGACCGGGAAGAAGGAACTGAGATCTCTGCAGGAACCCAGGCCCGGACTGACAGTGACCGTGTGA